A genomic region of Antennarius striatus isolate MH-2024 chromosome 2, ASM4005453v1, whole genome shotgun sequence contains the following coding sequences:
- the LOC137611331 gene encoding gametocyte-specific factor 1-like isoform X1 — MISPFVYLVFLQQISPTMANTFQFGTTCGPHRATAAAVRANLEEEDKKGNDDPDKLVQCPYDKNHQIRVSRFPYHLIKCRKNHPKLARELQTCPFNARHLFPEHELRHHIETCDYRKPDKQERDSTGFCKLRAPVRTWVNPNMTEDWEEEAGDPVVPFVFGVNTGLKELPESGPINNLNTPAGRPATLPWPGL, encoded by the exons ATGATCTCTCCATTCGTCTATTTGGTGTTTCTTCAGCAGATCTCACCTACAATGGCAAACACCTTTCAATTTGGAACCACTTGCGGTCCACACAGGGCTACTGCTGCAGCTGTGAGGGCAAACCTGGAAGAAGAAG ATAAGAAGGGAAATGATGATCCAGACAAACTTGTGCAGTGCCCTTATGACAAGAACCACCAGATCCGGGTCAGCCGCTTCCCGTACCATCTTATAAAGTGCCGCAAG AATCACCCTAAACTGGCCAGGGAGCTACAAACCTGCCCTTTCAACGCTCGTCACCTGTTCCCGGAACACGAACTGCGTCACCATATTGAAACCTGTGACTACAGAAAACCTGACAAACAAGAAC GTGACTCCACTGGGTTCTGTAAATTGCGGGCCCCGGTCAGGACCTGGGTGAACCCAAACATGACGGAGGATTGGGAGGAAG AGGCTGGTGATCCTGTAGTTCCATTTGTGTTTGGTGTGAACACGGGCCTGAAAGAGTT GCCAGAGAGCGGACCCATCAACAATCTGAATACTCCTGCAGGAAGACCTGCAACGTTGCCCTGGCCTGGGTTGTAG
- the LOC137611331 gene encoding gametocyte-specific factor 1-like isoform X2, which produces MPVLQNHPKLARELQTCPFNARHLFPEHELRHHIETCDYRKPDKQERDSTGFCKLRAPVRTWVNPNMTEDWEEEAGDPVVPFVFGVNTGLKELPESGPINNLNTPAGRPATLPWPGL; this is translated from the exons ATGCCAGTACTGCAA AATCACCCTAAACTGGCCAGGGAGCTACAAACCTGCCCTTTCAACGCTCGTCACCTGTTCCCGGAACACGAACTGCGTCACCATATTGAAACCTGTGACTACAGAAAACCTGACAAACAAGAAC GTGACTCCACTGGGTTCTGTAAATTGCGGGCCCCGGTCAGGACCTGGGTGAACCCAAACATGACGGAGGATTGGGAGGAAG AGGCTGGTGATCCTGTAGTTCCATTTGTGTTTGGTGTGAACACGGGCCTGAAAGAGTT GCCAGAGAGCGGACCCATCAACAATCTGAATACTCCTGCAGGAAGACCTGCAACGTTGCCCTGGCCTGGGTTGTAG